From Oreochromis niloticus isolate F11D_XX linkage group LG14, O_niloticus_UMD_NMBU, whole genome shotgun sequence, one genomic window encodes:
- the nars2 gene encoding asparaginyl-tRNA synthetase, with product MLQSAAKVLSFASATSVSRGIAAGIRHYCKNTPTKLRVSQALSGAELGSNIKVQGWVRSVRAQKANVFLHVNDGSSLQSLQVIASSELNDPLLTFGSAVEVTGILKKSPHQKQPVELDAKQINVVGECNPVDFPFKIKERHGLEYIRQFPHLRCRTNAFSSLLRIRSEATAAIHSYFKDNGFVEINTPIITSNDCEGAGELFQVEPSGPDHADGENFFSVPAYLTVSGQLHLEVVSGAFSKAYTFGPTFRAENSQSRRHLAEFYMVEAEISFTQSLEDLTKVMEDMFRFATEHVLAHCVEDVDLFHKHVTPGHRDTVDAMLKNSFPVITYREAIDILRRSSERFAFPTDWGCDLKTEHEKYLVKHCGNIPVFVTDYPYDLKPFYARDNQDHPERTAAAVDLLVPGVGELCGGSLREERLNLLSARLEEAGLEDVYSWYLDLRRFGSVPHGGFGLGFERYLQCILGVDNIKDVIPFPRFSHSCLL from the exons ATGTTGCAGTCGGCAGCTAAAGTCCTTTCTTTTGCATCAGCCACCTCAGTATCTCGGGGAATAGCGGCAGGTATTCGACATTATTGTAAGAATACACCAACTAAACTAAGAGTGTCCCAAGCTCTGTCTGGGGCAGAATTGGGATCTAACATTAAAGTTCAG GGATGGGTTCGCTCGGTTAGAGCTCAGAAAGCCAATGTCTTTCTCCATGTGAATGACGGGAGCTCCTTGCAGTCATTGCAGGTTATCGCAAGTTCAGAGCTGAATGATCC GTTGCTCACATTTGGTAGTGCCGTTGAAGTCACGGGCATTCTTAAGAAAAGTCCACACCAAAAACAACCAGTTGAACTTGATGCTAAGCAAATCAATGTAGTTGGAGAATGTAACCCTGTG GATTTTCCCTTTAAAATCAAAGAGCGGCATGGCCTTGAGTATATTCGCCAATTTCCTCATCTCAGGTGCAGAACAAATGCTTTTAGCTCCCTGTTGAGGATACGAAGTGAGGCCACTGCAGCAATTCACTCATATTTCAAG GACAATGGCTTTGTAGAGATTAACACTCCAATCATCACGTCAAATGACTGCGAAGGGGCAGGGGAGCTCTTTCAGGTTGAG CCATCAGGCCCAGATCATGCAGATGGAGAGAACTTTTTCTCTGTACCAGCCTACTTGACTGTGTCTGGACAACTTCATTTGGAAGTGGTGTCAGG GGCTTTTTCTAAAGCCTACACATTTGGGCCAACTTTCCGTGCAGAGAACTCCCAAAGCAGACGCCACCTGGCTGAGTTTTACATGGTAGAGGCAGAGATCTCCTTCACACAGTCCTTAGAGGATCTCACTAAG GTTATGGAGGACATGTTCAGATTTGCCACAGAGCATGTATTGGCTCACTGTGTGGAGGATGTGGATTTGTTTCACAAGCATGTGACTCCTGGGCACAGG GACACTGTAGATGCTATGCTAAAGAATAGCTTTCCTGT GATTACCTACAGAGAAGCTATAGACATCCTGCGCCGCAGTTCAGAGAGATTTGCCTTCCCAACAGAT TGGGGCTGTGACCTTAAGACAGAACACGAGAAGTACCTGGTGAAACATTGTGGCAACATTCCAGTCTTTGTCACTGATTATCCTTATGATCTGAAGCCTTTTTATGCAAGAGACAACCAGGATCATCCTGAGCGTACA GCAGCTGCGGTGGACCTTCTTGTGCCAGGAGTTGGAGAGCTCTGTGGGGGCTCCCTAAGAGAGGAGAGGCTGAATCTGCTGAGTGCTCGGCTGGAAGA GGCTGGCTTGGAAGACGTCTATAGTTG GTATCTGGACTTGAGGCGTTTTGGCTCTGTCCCTCATGGCGGCTTCGGACTGGGATTTGAGCGATATTTGCAATGCATTCTTGGTGTCGACAACATAAAAGATGTCATTCCTTTCCCAAGATTTTCTCATTCTTGTCTTCTGTGA